Below is a genomic region from Miniphocaeibacter halophilus.
GGGGTTGTTCTATTACCTTCTACATTTGGAATTATTGTAGAAGTACCTCCTTCCATTACAGCTACTGCAGAGTTTGTTGTACCTAAGTCTATACCAATAATTTTTCCCATAATTATATCCTCCTAAATTATTCACTAACTTTGACCATACTAGGTCTTATAATTTTTCCATTTAACTTGTAACCTTTTTGTAGAGTATCTATAATATAACCCGACTCTACCTCATCATTTTTTTCAACTAATATAGCTTGATGAACATTGTGATCAAATAATGTATCTTTTGATTCTATTTCCTCAAGTCCTTCTCTTTTTAGTATTTCTTTAAAATTATCTAAGATAATTTTAATACCTTCAGAAAATTCATCTTCTTGTATTTTATTTTCATAAGCTCTTTCCAAATCATCAACAATAGGAAGTAATTTCATAATTAACCCTTCATTTGCTAAAGAAATAGATTGAGATTTTTCTTTTTCTATTCTTTTTTTAAAGTTTATAAAATCTGCCTGTAATATTGTCAATGAATTTTTAAGACTTTCATTTTCTTCAAGTAATTCATTTTCATTAGATTCAATTTCATCTGAATTTTCCTCATTGTTAGGTAAATTTTCTTTATTTTCATCAGATTCAAAAGTTTCATTAGTTTTTTTATCTTTATTTTTAGCCACTTTATCACCTCTTTAA
It encodes:
- a CDS encoding nucleotide exchange factor GrpE gives rise to the protein MAKNKDKKTNETFESDENKENLPNNEENSDEIESNENELLEENESLKNSLTILQADFINFKKRIEKEKSQSISLANEGLIMKLLPIVDDLERAYENKIQEDEFSEGIKIILDNFKEILKREGLEEIESKDTLFDHNVHQAILVEKNDEVESGYIIDTLQKGYKLNGKIIRPSMVKVSE